A part of Kwoniella dejecticola CBS 10117 chromosome 5, complete sequence genomic DNA contains:
- a CDS encoding 60S ribosomal protein uL6 — translation MKDISSVETLTVPEGVTVTLKARNITVEGPRGKITKNVGHIQMDIQLVKKSKSQQVVFTVWHGARKHVACLRTIRSLVENMITGVTKGFLYKMRLVYAHFPINAIPGDGGKSIQIRNFLGEKFVRECPMLEGVTVAMSDVKDELIISGNDIEKVSQSAASITDKCRVKDKDIRKFLDGIYISERTTVVVDEA, via the exons ATGAAGGATATCTCTTCCGTTGAGACTTTGACCGTACCAGAGGGTGTCACCGTCACCCTCAAGGCTAGAAACATCACTGTTGAAGGTCCAAGGGGTAAGATCACCAAGAATGTCGGTCACATTCAAATGGACATCCAACTT GTCAAGAAGTCCAAGAGCCAACAAGTTGTGTTCACCGTATGGCACGGTGCCCGAAAGCACGTTGCTTGTCTCCGAACCATCCGATCATTGGTTGAGAACATGATCACCGGTGTTACCAAG GGATTCCTTTACAAGATGAGACTTGTGTACGCGCATTTCCCCATCAACGCTATCCCAGGAGACGGTGGTAAATCCATCCAAATCCGAAACTTCT TGGGTGAGAAATTCGTCCGAGAATGTCCTATGCTCGAAGGTGTCACCGTCGCCATGTCCGACGTCAAGGACGAACTGATCATCTCCGGTAACGATATCGAGAAAGTCTCCCAATCCGCCGCCTCCATCACCGACAAGTGCAgagtcaaggacaaggatatCCGAAAGTTCTTGGACGGTATCTACATCTCCGAGCGAACCACCGTTGTTGTCGACGAAGCCTAA